One segment of Deinococcus multiflagellatus DNA contains the following:
- a CDS encoding helix-turn-helix transcriptional regulator — MKRLALPDRPSQGWVANQISDRIGEVIGQQAVSYWENGKVNLKNVHPRKLRAYAEVLRITPAELAEAAGYEFAELFPDEPPAANARSAALSAGAMGYRIPKQRPVIPDVLKEAADQYGDLPMFQGIREYRWQHFMVTTPRKKTPQDVEGWLQEFQALKGMGYDPEEPEE; from the coding sequence TTGAAGCGGCTGGCCCTGCCTGATCGACCCTCTCAAGGTTGGGTCGCGAATCAGATTTCTGACCGTATCGGAGAGGTGATTGGACAGCAGGCAGTGAGTTATTGGGAGAACGGGAAGGTCAACCTGAAGAACGTCCACCCTCGCAAGTTGCGGGCCTACGCTGAAGTTTTACGCATCACGCCGGCTGAGCTGGCTGAAGCTGCTGGTTATGAGTTCGCAGAGCTGTTCCCTGATGAGCCGCCAGCTGCAAACGCTAGGTCAGCCGCTCTCAGTGCGGGCGCCATGGGTTACCGCATTCCCAAACAGCGCCCGGTCATTCCCGATGTGTTGAAAGAAGCCGCTGACCAGTACGGTGACCTGCCCATGTTCCAGGGCATCCGCGAATACCGCTGGCAGCATTTCATGGTCACCACCCCACGCAAGAAAACCCCGCAGGATGTCGAGGGCTGGCTACAGGAATTCCAAGCCCTCAAGGGGATGGGTTATGACCCTGAGGAACCAGAGGAATGA
- a CDS encoding recombination directionality factor, whose amino-acid sequence MTAIESTRTEEHITLLDVYAENGVREVTPRVDALATISAGAKAKNASNPTINRDGTISLHDPEGRASGLAATLAASGGKVLTIAFPFNDWDSVVQMRFAEYSASRLLCFGDQHSITEITDKGERKVHPAGTPEYDALRKRCKVTVNVYFVLAAWDLKDPQGGSMGPGVLFPDGLGFYRLRFTSRNSLDNLLNTWKLIKKMSGDRISGVPLDLQLVNREVSGPDGKRRNVPVWTFTMKPPQGLQLTSRNFQATLSQALKSGEELMLPAPDGDEIDAAFEVITPDQDEAPALTERQTRELTNGFNAAAVRTKYFAITNNTPYAHQPGRARLITAVTAYHYQGDTEHVTDSLSEVLNRADQALADVLLASAEAWAAGWEAQCGAIRRAYSAAKTAGKDTDALSTEFDGWRTDEEKAAELLDRLQALTA is encoded by the coding sequence ATGACGGCCATCGAATCCACCCGCACCGAAGAGCACATCACGCTGCTGGACGTGTACGCCGAGAACGGTGTGCGTGAAGTGACGCCCCGCGTCGACGCGCTGGCCACCATCAGCGCCGGTGCCAAGGCGAAGAACGCCAGCAACCCCACGATCAACCGCGACGGCACGATCAGCCTGCATGACCCGGAAGGCCGCGCCTCCGGTTTGGCGGCCACCCTCGCGGCCAGCGGCGGCAAGGTGCTGACCATCGCCTTCCCCTTCAATGACTGGGACAGCGTGGTGCAGATGCGCTTCGCCGAGTACAGCGCTTCTCGGCTGCTCTGCTTCGGGGACCAGCACAGCATCACCGAGATCACGGATAAGGGTGAGCGTAAAGTGCACCCCGCCGGCACACCCGAATACGACGCGCTGCGCAAGCGCTGCAAGGTCACGGTGAACGTGTATTTCGTGCTGGCCGCCTGGGACCTGAAAGACCCACAGGGCGGCAGCATGGGCCCCGGCGTGCTGTTCCCGGACGGCCTGGGCTTCTACCGCCTGCGCTTTACCAGCCGTAACTCGCTGGACAACCTGCTGAACACCTGGAAACTGATCAAGAAGATGTCGGGTGACCGCATCTCCGGCGTGCCGCTGGACCTGCAACTGGTGAACCGTGAAGTCAGCGGCCCCGACGGCAAGCGCCGCAACGTCCCGGTGTGGACCTTCACCATGAAGCCCCCGCAGGGCCTGCAGCTGACCAGCCGCAACTTCCAGGCCACGCTCAGCCAGGCGCTGAAGAGTGGGGAAGAGCTGATGCTGCCCGCCCCGGACGGGGACGAGATCGACGCCGCCTTCGAGGTCATCACCCCCGATCAGGACGAAGCGCCGGCCCTCACCGAGCGGCAGACCCGGGAACTGACCAACGGCTTCAACGCGGCGGCCGTGCGCACCAAGTACTTCGCCATCACGAACAACACCCCGTATGCGCACCAGCCCGGCCGCGCCCGCCTGATCACGGCCGTGACCGCGTACCACTATCAGGGCGACACGGAACACGTCACGGACAGCCTGAGCGAGGTGCTGAACCGCGCGGATCAGGCCCTGGCCGATGTGCTGCTGGCCAGCGCCGAAGCGTGGGCGGCGGGTTGGGAGGCACAGTGTGGTGCCATCCGCCGCGCCTACTCGGCCGCCAAGACCGCTGGCAAAGACACCGACGCCCTGAGCACGGAATTTGACGGCTGGCGCACCGATGAGGAAAAAGCGGCTGAACTGCTGGACCGCCTGCAAGCCCTGACGGCCTGA
- a CDS encoding ImmA/IrrE family metallo-endopeptidase codes for MIDPDVYNLFAYQKARHDEVENETDMEKLPERLGCTLVEADQSRLVGTEIHVKRKQHPLRRRSDIAHELSHKLARERGKPEYPTYEEVIQHRHSSVPNIRAHVESIITVGQDALLIPDGTVQEAIELHGLTAQMVWVLHQEQKVLLHEALRRVVHHNQNARLGGFVAIKGKIRYAYSFRWHMPCWIGDPMPDPDDDFQGEGVSLFEVPGYPSMTVGLVVIEE; via the coding sequence ATGATTGACCCAGACGTCTACAACCTCTTCGCCTACCAGAAAGCGAGGCATGACGAGGTTGAAAACGAAACGGACATGGAAAAGCTGCCGGAACGGCTGGGCTGCACCCTCGTTGAAGCGGATCAAAGTCGTCTGGTGGGCACTGAAATCCACGTCAAGCGGAAACAACATCCCCTGAGGCGTCGCAGTGACATTGCCCATGAGCTCAGTCACAAGCTGGCCCGGGAACGCGGGAAGCCTGAGTACCCCACCTATGAGGAAGTTATTCAGCACCGCCATTCCAGCGTGCCCAATATCAGAGCGCACGTGGAAAGCATCATTACGGTCGGTCAGGACGCCCTGCTGATTCCAGATGGAACGGTGCAGGAAGCCATCGAGCTGCACGGCCTGACCGCGCAGATGGTGTGGGTGCTGCACCAGGAACAGAAGGTGCTGCTGCATGAGGCGCTAAGGCGCGTGGTGCACCACAACCAAAACGCCCGCCTCGGCGGGTTTGTTGCTATCAAGGGCAAGATTCGTTACGCCTACTCATTCCGCTGGCACATGCCCTGCTGGATTGGTGACCCCATGCCTGACCCTGACGATGATTTCCAGGGAGAGGGCGTCTCGCTGTTTGAAGTCCCAGGTTATCCCAGCATGACAGTTGGCCTAGTTGTCATCGAAGAATAA
- a CDS encoding helix-turn-helix domain-containing protein: MTPARALSPTELLVLTPEQAGQLLGISRSKVYELIQAGQLPTITVFSGGPARITRADLDAYVVARKREATEAHANYLTLTAPRGRGQRADTRR, from the coding sequence ATGACCCCCGCCCGCGCTCTGTCCCCCACCGAACTGCTGGTGCTGACGCCTGAGCAGGCGGGCCAGCTGCTCGGCATCAGCCGCAGCAAGGTCTACGAGCTCATTCAGGCGGGCCAGCTGCCCACCATCACCGTCTTTTCCGGTGGCCCGGCCCGCATCACCCGCGCGGACCTGGACGCCTACGTCGTCGCCCGCAAGCGCGAGGCCACGGAAGCGCACGCCAACTACCTCACCCTGACCGCCCCGCGTGGGCGTGGGCAGCGCGCGGACACCCGCCGCTGA
- a CDS encoding helix-turn-helix domain-containing protein, with protein sequence MPETPSTLRELRERTVNPETGKAFTGEEIARKLSVSTNTYFRWEWGQSVPNGINLMRLEKILPGSTHTLVDVEAQSA encoded by the coding sequence ATGCCAGAAACGCCTTCTACACTTCGCGAACTTCGCGAGCGAACCGTCAACCCGGAAACTGGGAAGGCGTTCACTGGTGAAGAAATCGCCCGCAAGCTCAGCGTCTCAACGAACACCTACTTCCGCTGGGAATGGGGTCAATCCGTCCCGAACGGCATCAACCTCATGCGTCTGGAAAAGATTCTGCCCGGTTCTACACATACACTGGTAGATGTAGAGGCTCAGTCCGCATGA